The Planococcus halocryophilus nucleotide sequence CAAGTTACCGAGGAATTCGAACGGCTAACTTTTGTTCATCTTCAAGAAAAGGAAAAGCTTTGCGAGCAGTTATATATACATTTCAAACCTGCTTATTACCGCATCAAGTATGGGATTCCTCATGTAAATCCGATGACTGAACGAATATGTAAAATATATCCAGAACTTCAGCATTTAACGCGAAAGTCGTTGGAAGTCTTAGAAAAGAAGATGGACTTTTGTATACCCGAAGATGAAGTGGCATATTTCACTGTGTATTTTGGTGGGTGGCTTCAAAGACAAGGAACGACATTAGATGACCGGAAAAAAGCCATTGTTGTATGCCCACACGGCACAGGAGTCAGCAATATTCTCAATTATACGTTGAGGGAATTATTTCCAACCATCTTATTCTTGGATGTATTGTCTGTTAGAGATACAGCAGACTACCCGCTCTCGTACGACCTGGTTTTTTCATCGGTTTATATGAGAACAGATGCTACATTATTCGTTGTTCCACCTATTCTGGAAGATCGTGACAAACAGAAATTGAGTAAACAGGTGATGCAGGAGCTTTATGGTTATACAGTTCCTGGAGCGGATGTTGCAGGATTGATGAAAGTGATTTCTAAATACGCAACAATTCAAGATGCAAAACAATTAGCGAAAGAATTACAGACAGCTTTATCCACTCAAGCAGTTGAAACAAACACACATGCAGTAAAGGAGGCAGAAAAACCCGTGTTAGCAGAACTATTGAATATGCACACTTTGCAATTAAAATCGCATGTATCCACTTGGCAGGAAGCAATCGAACTAGCTGCGAATCCCCTTGTCGATTTAGGTACTGTAGAAGAACGATACGTATCGGCTATGATCGAATCAATTGAGGAGAACGGACCTTATGTTGTCATTACTCCACTGGTCGCAATTCCACATGCTCGCCCTGAAGAAGGAGTCCGTTCGCTATCGATGAGCTTATTAAAGCTCGAGGAAGCCGTGGATTTTGCTCCGGATAAACCGGTACGATTAATTATCGTGTTAGCGGCAGCAGACAGTGACTCACATCTCCGAGCATTGATTCAATTGACAAATTTATTGAATGAGCCGGAAAATATTCAACAGATTTTAAATGCAACAAACAAAAATCAACTTTTGGAAATTATCCATAACTATTCTAAGGAGGAAACAGAATGAAAATCATGGTAGTGTGCGGAAACGGATTAGGTAGTAGTTTCATCATGGAATTGAATGTTAAAAAAGCATTAAAAGAATTGGGGAAAACTGCAGAAGTCGGACATACAGACCTCACTTCAGCTAAATCAGAACAAGCTGATATTTTTATTGGAGCAGCAGATATCATGAGTCAATTGGATGACGGAAACAGAACCATTGTTAATTTAGAAAATATGATGAGCATTCCAGAGATCAAATCAAAACTTGAGCCGCATTTAGTATAATTCTGACACGAAGGGGGGAAGCGTTATGCTACAACTAATAATGAACGATATTTTAGGGACACCAGCTATTTTGATTGGATTATTTGCCCTGATAGGGCTACTGCTTCAACGGAAAAATAGCGCGGATGTCGTATCTGGAACTTTGAAGACGGTAATGGGCTTTGTAATTATTGGTGCCGGAGCAGCGGTACTGATTGGTTCTTTAGATATATTTGGAAAAATGTTCGACCATGCTTTTAATGTGCAGGGCGTCATTCCAAACAATGAAGCAATTGTTGCAGCCGCACAAAGTGAGTACGGAACGACAACGGCATTAATTATGGTATTTGGAATGCTCTTCAATATACTATTGGCTCGTATCACGCCATTCAAGTACATATTCCTTACTGGTCACCATACTTTATTTATGGCATGCTTATTGGCTGTAACTTTATCAGTTGGTGGACTTGCAGGAGCTCCATTAATTTTGGTGGGTTCAATTATTCTTGGTCTATGTATGGTGCTCTTTCCAGCACTTCTACAGCCATATGTTCGTCAAATTACGGGCAGTGACGACTTTGCCGTTGGTCATTTTGGTTCAATCGGTTATTTTGTATCTGCCAATGTTGGTAAATGGTTTGGTAATAAAGAAAAAACAACGGAAGACATCAAAGTACCTCAATCGTTAGGGTTTTTAAGAGATACATCTGTAGCAGTATCTTTGACAATGACATTATTTTTTATCGTCGTCGCATTATTTGCTGGGCAAGAGTATGTTGAAACAACACTTTCAAACGGTTCGAACTTCTTAGTCTTTTCGTTTATTCAAGCAATTACTTTTGCTGCGGGTGTTTATATAATTTTAGCGGGTGTTAGAATGTTAATCGCTGAAATCGTTCCTGCTTTCCAAGGAATTGCCGATAAACTAGTACCAAACACTAAACCAGCGCTAGATGTTCCAATCGTCTTTCCGTT carries:
- a CDS encoding BglG family transcription antiterminator, encoding MFLDERSANLLKLLQHSSTSSMNEIEDQTGLTRRQIQYSLSKVNDWLESNHYKPVQYKREIGYFLSDNILEDEVSVRLTKRSYFFSEKDREQIFYLLILLSHEPLSLYHFQSITGISRNTVLTDLQRLKKMATQLKLTIHYSKQEGYIVTGDSRVKRFVIEQLIHEVLNGPNSQLIIDCIWEGFEEQIKAVHTKLEYLEKQLETTFTDNRLHELAYLFVSTDQLIGKGEELEEDPSWLPFIDTTEYVLVDQMIETHNFYAEWSQTEKLYATLHIVSMNRTKDGSPLKENQIFYDVLQQVTEEFERLTFVHLQEKEKLCEQLYIHFKPAYYRIKYGIPHVNPMTERICKIYPELQHLTRKSLEVLEKKMDFCIPEDEVAYFTVYFGGWLQRQGTTLDDRKKAIVVCPHGTGVSNILNYTLRELFPTILFLDVLSVRDTADYPLSYDLVFSSVYMRTDATLFVVPPILEDRDKQKLSKQVMQELYGYTVPGADVAGLMKVISKYATIQDAKQLAKELQTALSTQAVETNTHAVKEAEKPVLAELLNMHTLQLKSHVSTWQEAIELAANPLVDLGTVEERYVSAMIESIEENGPYVVITPLVAIPHARPEEGVRSLSMSLLKLEEAVDFAPDKPVRLIIVLAAADSDSHLRALIQLTNLLNEPENIQQILNATNKNQLLEIIHNYSKEETE
- a CDS encoding PTS ascorbate transporter subunit IIC → MLQLIMNDILGTPAILIGLFALIGLLLQRKNSADVVSGTLKTVMGFVIIGAGAAVLIGSLDIFGKMFDHAFNVQGVIPNNEAIVAAAQSEYGTTTALIMVFGMLFNILLARITPFKYIFLTGHHTLFMACLLAVTLSVGGLAGAPLILVGSIILGLCMVLFPALLQPYVRQITGSDDFAVGHFGSIGYFVSANVGKWFGNKEKTTEDIKVPQSLGFLRDTSVAVSLTMTLFFIVVALFAGQEYVETTLSNGSNFLVFSFIQAITFAAGVYIILAGVRMLIAEIVPAFQGIADKLVPNTKPALDVPIVFPFAPNAVIIGFLFSFFAGLLAMFLLPVLGLSVIVPGLVPHFFTGAAAGVFGNITGGRRGAMLGAFANGLIISFIPAILLVLLGDIGFSGTTFGDSDFGVVGILILSIMKFLGFA
- a CDS encoding PTS sugar transporter subunit IIB — translated: MKIMVVCGNGLGSSFIMELNVKKALKELGKTAEVGHTDLTSAKSEQADIFIGAADIMSQLDDGNRTIVNLENMMSIPEIKSKLEPHLV